The following proteins come from a genomic window of Frankia casuarinae:
- a CDS encoding XRE family transcriptional regulator, producing the protein MALGTAALGPVAADLSRSIAGADPDPLSVDLAEAHIHRIAAAYRVTPHGELMDALGPEWQNIERILDRRVSPPVRARLTLIAGQYAFYLGTLAFDLGDDDTARSLLRVASQHADETKQLLPARSPRRSDVLLLDGSVAAIRSSVAYFNRAYSEAADIAAQAREGAHPFALPILAGCEARAAALAHRPDDARAALADMQEHLWDGAVMPGPNPGDAAFIHGFLAVALAHVGDGVQAEQHARVGLDLEIAANPDHYVQIGGKHNALCRAYLRRPEPDPEAAADAARHALLTVDGRPNRTVIQQAGQMWRQMDGKWPELPTVRDLGEIVQTSRRALESGPGDPASACA; encoded by the coding sequence ATGGCGCTGGGGACCGCGGCACTCGGCCCGGTCGCGGCGGACCTCTCCCGCAGCATCGCCGGGGCCGACCCGGACCCCCTCAGTGTCGACCTAGCCGAAGCGCATATCCACCGCATCGCCGCCGCCTACCGCGTCACTCCCCATGGCGAACTCATGGACGCCCTCGGCCCGGAATGGCAGAACATCGAACGCATCCTCGACCGCCGTGTCTCGCCGCCGGTGCGCGCTCGCCTCACGTTGATCGCCGGACAGTACGCCTTCTACCTCGGTACGCTCGCCTTCGATCTCGGCGACGACGACACCGCACGCAGTCTTCTCCGGGTCGCCAGCCAACACGCCGACGAGACGAAACAACTCCTGCCTGCCCGCTCTCCACGCCGATCCGACGTCCTGTTGCTCGACGGATCCGTCGCAGCGATCCGTTCCAGCGTCGCCTACTTCAACCGCGCGTACAGCGAAGCCGCCGACATCGCCGCCCAGGCACGGGAAGGCGCCCATCCGTTCGCCCTGCCGATCCTCGCCGGCTGCGAGGCACGGGCCGCGGCGCTCGCGCACCGACCCGACGACGCCCGCGCCGCCTTGGCCGACATGCAAGAGCATCTTTGGGACGGCGCAGTCATGCCCGGCCCGAACCCGGGGGACGCCGCGTTCATACACGGCTTCCTCGCCGTCGCGCTCGCCCACGTCGGCGACGGTGTTCAAGCCGAGCAGCATGCCCGTGTCGGCCTGGATCTGGAGATCGCGGCCAACCCCGACCATTATGTGCAGATCGGCGGGAAACACAACGCCCTCTGCCGCGCCTACCTCCGCCGCCCCGAACCGGATCCGGAAGCCGCCGCAGACGCCGCGCGTCACGCACTCCTCACGGTGGACGGACGACCCAATCGGACAGTTATCCAGCAGGCAGGCCAGATGTGGAGACAGATGGACGGTAAATGGCCCGAGCTCCCCACGGTCCGTGACC
- a CDS encoding thiopeptide-type bacteriocin biosynthesis protein, which yields MSTDRLTPGATEEESGTEGASLVDRDVERAVLKLLTGIPLNEAAGDERMKPAELAEAAAIYQRSGRQALHQQVASDWWQIYIEFTDWHAAEQAAARYIAPLLHRAGNCGIVAAWWFMRKYPCWRIRLRPGPTGTVMKASTAAALDELVTEGRIARWWTGTYEAETAAFGGGVGIDIAHRLFCADSNSIMNLSRNPDAELGRRELSLLLSTCLLRAAGLEWYEQGDVWHRVTLERPLPADVPTSKLTAMISDLKRLMLVDTTPDGPLLHADGPLAYAAGWADAFRQAGQSLGSAARTGTLERGLRDVASYLTIFHWNRLGLPSRTQSTLAWAARAAILGPPTGATKPLPAMRRIGTTMQRGRPTLTVDGDAERAVARFPLVEQHRFRCTDLEARVRSVRECAESCHEPTDPHDRINLACTVWNLSALIAADCGVPDLAVDLCRRQFLIFQAALPLSGSAIIAALQPLVNLTRLTRRAGNPGGAHHELNEIERAARTGSDALIHGERISFRGFITADSEYPKAAQWMRVVMLDDGTRNLVAAGRWEEAAAHAARYDDAQEMLRESRQARIIAHVRSGHTDPALALIDSSVVSQPWETAVAACLRAYINIGAARRDNIDLEALLGAVRSARFSCDRPTTMFHLRLGLTAVDLASSAAVNEGIDLQCAELIDMAEHSADAFVARELLGNPVCRARMTSTQTGELSAYVARAGLDAGSIPGASRDDLLASVQTATTVLVQALDVLDGREAGG from the coding sequence GTGTCTACTGATCGACTGACACCCGGAGCAACGGAAGAAGAAAGCGGAACCGAAGGCGCCTCGCTCGTCGACAGGGATGTCGAGCGCGCCGTTCTGAAGCTGTTGACCGGGATACCGCTGAACGAGGCCGCCGGAGACGAGCGCATGAAGCCAGCGGAACTGGCTGAGGCCGCCGCCATCTACCAGCGGTCCGGACGACAGGCCCTTCACCAACAGGTCGCCTCCGACTGGTGGCAGATCTACATCGAGTTCACCGACTGGCACGCCGCCGAACAGGCCGCTGCCCGTTACATCGCGCCACTACTCCATCGTGCCGGAAACTGCGGCATCGTCGCTGCATGGTGGTTCATGCGGAAATATCCCTGCTGGAGGATTCGCCTCCGACCAGGACCAACCGGAACTGTGATGAAGGCAAGCACCGCGGCCGCCCTCGATGAGCTCGTCACCGAGGGCAGGATCGCCCGATGGTGGACAGGAACATACGAGGCAGAGACAGCGGCTTTCGGCGGCGGGGTCGGCATCGACATCGCCCACAGGCTGTTCTGCGCTGACAGCAACTCCATCATGAATTTGAGCCGTAATCCCGACGCCGAGCTCGGCCGACGTGAACTGTCGCTGCTCCTGAGCACCTGTTTGCTGCGCGCAGCGGGCTTGGAATGGTACGAACAAGGCGACGTCTGGCACCGGGTCACTCTGGAACGACCCCTGCCCGCCGACGTCCCCACCTCGAAGCTGACGGCGATGATCAGCGACCTCAAACGGTTGATGCTCGTCGACACGACTCCGGACGGGCCGCTGCTGCACGCAGACGGTCCTCTCGCCTATGCGGCGGGCTGGGCCGACGCCTTCCGGCAAGCCGGGCAGAGCCTCGGCAGCGCAGCTCGCACGGGCACGCTGGAGCGGGGCCTCCGAGACGTGGCAAGCTACCTGACGATCTTTCACTGGAACCGCCTCGGATTGCCAAGCCGAACACAGAGCACGCTGGCCTGGGCGGCGCGTGCCGCCATCCTGGGCCCGCCCACCGGAGCGACCAAGCCCCTGCCAGCGATGCGACGTATCGGGACAACGATGCAGCGGGGGCGGCCGACATTGACGGTCGATGGCGACGCGGAACGCGCCGTGGCCCGTTTTCCTCTTGTCGAGCAGCACCGATTTCGTTGCACAGACCTCGAAGCTCGGGTGCGCAGCGTACGCGAGTGCGCGGAGTCCTGCCACGAGCCGACCGACCCCCACGACCGAATCAATCTCGCTTGCACGGTGTGGAACCTGTCGGCGTTGATTGCGGCCGACTGCGGTGTTCCCGACCTCGCAGTTGACCTGTGCCGACGCCAGTTCCTCATATTCCAGGCCGCACTGCCGCTATCTGGCAGCGCGATCATAGCCGCACTACAGCCGCTGGTGAACCTGACCCGTCTTACCCGCCGGGCCGGAAATCCCGGCGGTGCCCACCACGAGCTGAACGAGATCGAACGGGCAGCCCGCACAGGCAGCGACGCCCTGATCCACGGCGAGCGCATCTCCTTCCGCGGATTCATCACGGCGGATAGCGAGTACCCAAAAGCCGCTCAATGGATGCGTGTCGTTATGCTCGACGATGGCACCCGAAACCTGGTGGCCGCCGGCCGCTGGGAAGAAGCAGCAGCGCACGCAGCACGATACGACGATGCCCAGGAAATGCTCCGAGAATCCCGCCAGGCACGCATCATCGCCCACGTCCGCAGCGGGCACACCGATCCGGCACTAGCCCTTATTGACAGCAGCGTGGTGAGCCAGCCCTGGGAAACCGCCGTAGCGGCATGCCTTCGCGCTTACATCAACATCGGGGCCGCTCGGCGGGACAACATAGACCTCGAAGCCCTGCTCGGTGCGGTCCGGTCCGCTCGTTTCTCCTGCGACCGGCCAACAACGATGTTCCATCTCCGACTTGGCCTGACCGCAGTCGACCTCGCCTCATCTGCGGCAGTCAACGAGGGGATCGATCTCCAGTGCGCTGAGCTGATCGACATGGCCGAGCATTCCGCGGACGCCTTCGTCGCCCGGGAACTACTGGGCAACCCGGTCTGCCGGGCGCGGATGACATCGACCCAGACCGGCGAGCTCTCGGCGTACGTCGCGCGAGCCGGCTTGGACGCAGGGTCGATTCCTGGAGCAAGCCGGGACGACCTGCTCGCATCAGTCCAGACCGCCACGACCGTGCTGGTTCAGGCCCTCGACGTACTAGACGGACGGGAAGCAGGTGGGTGA
- a CDS encoding ISAs1 family transposase has translation MPVTPTDLGQAGSGQLVRMRRSLRVLGAHGGEVQGLADVLAGVPDPRDPRGIRHRLPVILGLSAAAVAAGEKSVEEIAAWAAHAPTQVLTALGARVHPVTGQPQAPSVDTMIRVLSAVDSSALARAVGMFAAARARQARGGGRRVVAVDGKTLRGAAGPEGRAPHLLAVAEHGTGVVLAEHEVGAKTNEVTAFAPLLRELHSHDPLDGVVVTADALHTTRAHADLIVTELGAHFVFTVKANTPALSVDCHQATDWTKIPIGHSAEGRAHGRFERRTIQLAQASEAIRARYPHARTVARIRRHVRRTVTTGTGRARVTRTIPSTVTVHVLTSLTLDAVTPADLAGYARGHWTIENKVHWVRDVTFREDASRVRTGPLPRIMTTLRNLIIGLIRLAGHNRIAPTIRRIRHDNALLLAILTLDNPADLHQ, from the coding sequence ATGCCCGTCACTCCCACCGATCTCGGACAGGCCGGGTCGGGGCAGCTGGTCCGGATGCGGCGGTCGCTGCGGGTCCTGGGGGCGCACGGCGGTGAGGTGCAGGGGCTCGCCGACGTACTCGCCGGGGTGCCTGACCCGCGGGACCCGCGAGGGATACGTCACCGGCTCCCGGTGATCCTGGGACTGTCCGCCGCAGCGGTCGCCGCGGGGGAGAAGTCGGTGGAGGAGATCGCGGCCTGGGCTGCGCACGCCCCGACGCAGGTCCTGACCGCTCTCGGGGCGCGGGTCCATCCGGTGACCGGGCAGCCGCAGGCACCGTCGGTGGACACGATGATCCGGGTCCTGTCCGCGGTGGACAGCTCGGCGCTGGCGAGGGCGGTCGGGATGTTCGCCGCGGCCCGCGCCCGCCAGGCCCGTGGTGGTGGGCGGCGGGTGGTCGCGGTCGACGGGAAGACCCTGCGTGGCGCGGCTGGGCCTGAGGGGCGGGCACCGCACCTGCTCGCGGTCGCCGAACACGGCACGGGTGTGGTGCTCGCCGAGCATGAGGTCGGCGCGAAGACGAACGAGGTCACCGCGTTCGCACCGCTGCTCCGCGAACTGCATTCCCATGATCCGCTGGATGGGGTGGTGGTGACCGCTGATGCGTTGCACACGACCCGCGCCCACGCCGACCTGATCGTCACCGAGCTGGGAGCGCACTTCGTGTTCACGGTGAAGGCGAACACCCCGGCGTTGTCGGTCGACTGCCACCAGGCGACCGACTGGACGAAGATCCCGATCGGGCACAGCGCCGAGGGCAGGGCCCATGGACGGTTCGAACGACGCACCATCCAGCTGGCCCAGGCCAGCGAGGCGATCCGTGCCCGCTATCCCCACGCCCGCACCGTGGCGCGGATCCGCCGTCATGTCCGGCGGACCGTGACCACCGGCACGGGCCGGGCCCGGGTCACCCGGACGATCCCGAGCACTGTCACGGTCCACGTCCTGACGAGCCTCACCCTCGACGCGGTCACACCCGCTGATCTCGCGGGCTACGCCCGAGGGCATTGGACGATCGAGAACAAGGTCCACTGGGTGCGCGATGTGACGTTCCGTGAGGATGCCTCGCGGGTTCGGACCGGCCCACTGCCCCGCATCATGACCACACTCCGTAACCTGATCATCGGGCTGATTCGCCTCGCTGGCCATAACCGCATCGCCCCGACCATCCGCAGAATCCGACACGACAACGCCCTGCTCCTGGCCATCCTCACTCTCGACAACCCCGCTGACCTGCATCAATGA